A window from Halomicrobium urmianum encodes these proteins:
- a CDS encoding ABC transporter substrate-binding protein, with product MDWGRNEPAGSRPTRRRVLATLGGSVAASGLAGCLDSSDDGAGAGTPAESVDEITIGLATATSGTYIDVGEEERRGFEMAVQHLNEGGGYQEAGTFGVLKSRTGVEGVDVETVEVDTAGTADTAASNAAPLLENGEVDALFGGVAGDVAATLRDLSAEHEVPYFPGVATLSSMADEGCSPHTYREMYPATALVRALVPAVVDHVGDDSGTYYRLNTEAPEGEDLSEVITDYFNQDDAPNWQGFGTASERRGTTDYSHRLNRVGTTNPSAVFCNLFGLDAVNVLHQAGEYIDEDTALVVPLLTPSVVEAATEWNGDVLGTVPWHGAIDGELSDVFDSTYQDAYGDQAPGPRAGTGAAHLVYGEVFTYAAAVERANSTGAGAVRSELEDSAHDLGLGREYLQACNHQATRPVPVVRVADGQLEPVDLVEDAVAGCDESPASDCSL from the coding sequence ATGGACTGGGGTAGGAACGAACCAGCCGGTAGTCGACCGACTCGCCGCCGCGTCCTCGCGACACTGGGGGGGAGCGTGGCGGCGAGCGGACTCGCCGGCTGTCTCGATTCGAGCGACGACGGCGCAGGCGCGGGCACGCCCGCGGAGAGCGTCGACGAGATCACCATCGGCCTGGCCACGGCGACCTCCGGTACCTACATCGACGTCGGGGAGGAGGAGCGCCGCGGGTTCGAGATGGCGGTCCAGCACCTCAACGAGGGCGGCGGGTACCAGGAGGCCGGGACCTTCGGCGTCTTGAAGAGCCGGACCGGCGTCGAGGGGGTCGACGTCGAGACCGTCGAGGTCGACACGGCCGGCACCGCCGACACGGCGGCGTCGAACGCCGCTCCGCTTCTGGAGAACGGCGAGGTCGACGCGCTGTTCGGCGGGGTCGCGGGGGACGTCGCAGCGACGCTGCGGGACCTCTCGGCGGAACACGAGGTCCCGTACTTCCCGGGGGTCGCGACGCTCTCCTCGATGGCCGACGAGGGCTGCTCGCCCCACACGTACCGGGAGATGTACCCCGCCACGGCGCTCGTCCGCGCGCTCGTGCCCGCGGTCGTCGACCACGTCGGCGACGACAGCGGCACGTACTACAGGCTCAACACCGAGGCGCCCGAGGGCGAGGACCTCTCCGAGGTCATCACGGACTACTTCAATCAGGACGACGCGCCGAACTGGCAGGGCTTCGGCACGGCGAGCGAGCGCCGCGGTACGACCGACTACAGCCACCGCCTCAACCGCGTCGGGACGACCAACCCGTCGGCGGTGTTCTGCAACCTCTTCGGCCTCGACGCCGTCAACGTCCTGCACCAGGCCGGCGAGTACATCGACGAGGACACCGCCCTCGTCGTCCCGCTGCTGACGCCGTCGGTGGTCGAGGCGGCGACCGAGTGGAACGGCGACGTCCTCGGGACCGTCCCCTGGCACGGCGCCATCGACGGGGAACTGTCCGACGTGTTCGACTCCACCTATCAGGACGCGTACGGCGATCAGGCGCCCGGTCCCCGCGCGGGCACCGGCGCCGCCCACCTCGTCTACGGCGAGGTCTTCACGTACGCGGCCGCCGTCGAGCGCGCCAATTCGACCGGCGCGGGGGCCGTCAGGAGCGAACTCGAGGACAGTGCCCACGACCTCGGTCTGGGCCGGGAATACCTGCAGGCCTGCAACCACCAGGCGACCCGCCCCGTGCCCGTCGTCCGCGTCGCGGACGGCCAGCTAGAGCCAGTCGACCTCGTCGAGGACGCCGTCGCCGGCTGCGACGAGTCGCCGGCCAGCGATTGCTCGCTGTGA
- a CDS encoding oligopeptide/dipeptide ABC transporter ATP-binding protein produces MSSDEPLISLENVEVHFENQPGLLEFDEEPQTVRAVDGVSIDIHENDVVSLVGESGCGKTTLGKTAIGLQRPTGGSVKYRGHDIWDVRDGKVDADITWDEIRTSLQIIHQDPGSSLNPNRRIVSILSVPLKQVHPDLSRGERQERIYALLERVGMTPAADFADRYPHQLSGGEKQRVALCRALLMNPDAILADEAISALDVSLRVEMMDLMLELQDEFNTSFIFISHDLSNARYFTAHGDGRIGVMYLGQMAEIGPAEDMITDPHHPYTNVLRWATPDLSLREAGEPPMRKIDIPDPVNPPSGCRFHTRCPEAREACQTENPPAYRSNGQRVSCFREDEDHEYWNSPELTD; encoded by the coding sequence ATGAGCAGCGACGAACCCCTCATCTCGCTGGAGAACGTCGAGGTGCACTTCGAGAACCAGCCGGGGCTGCTCGAGTTCGACGAGGAGCCCCAGACGGTCCGCGCCGTCGACGGCGTCTCGATTGACATCCACGAGAACGACGTCGTCTCTCTCGTGGGCGAGTCCGGCTGCGGGAAGACGACGCTGGGCAAGACCGCCATCGGCCTCCAGCGGCCGACCGGTGGCAGCGTCAAGTACCGGGGCCACGACATCTGGGACGTCCGCGACGGCAAGGTCGACGCGGACATCACCTGGGACGAGATCCGTACCTCGCTGCAGATCATCCACCAGGACCCCGGGAGCTCGCTCAATCCGAACCGGCGGATCGTCTCGATCCTGTCGGTGCCGCTCAAGCAGGTCCACCCGGACCTCAGCCGGGGCGAGCGCCAGGAGCGGATCTACGCGCTGCTGGAGCGCGTCGGGATGACGCCGGCCGCCGACTTCGCGGACCGGTATCCCCACCAGCTCTCCGGCGGCGAGAAGCAGCGCGTCGCGCTGTGTCGCGCGCTGCTGATGAACCCGGACGCCATCCTCGCGGACGAGGCCATCTCGGCGCTGGACGTCTCCCTGCGCGTCGAGATGATGGACCTGATGCTGGAACTGCAGGACGAGTTCAACACCTCCTTCATCTTCATCTCGCACGACCTCTCGAACGCCCGCTACTTCACGGCCCACGGGGACGGTCGGATCGGGGTCATGTACCTGGGCCAGATGGCCGAGATCGGCCCGGCCGAGGACATGATAACGGATCCGCACCACCCCTACACGAACGTGCTACGGTGGGCGACGCCGGACCTCTCGCTGCGGGAGGCCGGCGAGCCGCCGATGCGGAAGATCGACATCCCCGACCCGGTCAACCCGCCGTCGGGCTGTCGGTTCCACACGCGGTGTCCCGAGGCCCGCGAGGCCTGTCAGACGGAGAACCCGCCGGCCTACCGGAGCAACGGCCAGCGTGTCAGTTGCTTCCGCGAGGACGAGGACCACGAGTACTGGAACAGTCCCGAGCTGACGGACTGA
- a CDS encoding ABC transporter ATP-binding protein: MAVDHAQPDDSDTNAVEVDDPLVQVRDAAVTYDEGESYVLDHASLDIARGEVLGVVGESGSGKSMLASSLLDAVPDPGLLTGQINYRPRDGDEIDVLELEKEELRQLRWEEISMVFQGAMSSFNPTMSVGAHFRETIEAHGKDMEEGMARAHELLEDLYLEPERVLESYPHELSGGMQQRALIALSLVLDPELLVMDEPTAALDLLMQRSILQLLDDLQQKYDLTMIFITHDLPLVAALADRMAIMYAFNLVEIGDTRDVVYDAAHPYTRALLNSTPNLDAPLEDMEPIEGSAPAPINMPGGCAYHPRCPLADEQCRSTVPEYHVVGDDHGAACFHWEAAVEEIPLVYDEDLGDAASSGGGEY; the protein is encoded by the coding sequence ATGGCGGTCGATCACGCACAACCTGACGACAGCGACACGAACGCGGTAGAGGTCGACGACCCACTCGTCCAGGTCCGGGACGCCGCCGTAACGTACGACGAGGGCGAGTCGTACGTCCTCGACCACGCCTCTCTGGACATCGCACGTGGCGAGGTCCTGGGCGTCGTCGGTGAGAGCGGGTCCGGGAAGTCGATGCTGGCCTCCTCGCTGCTGGACGCCGTCCCGGACCCGGGACTGCTCACGGGCCAGATCAACTACCGACCCCGGGACGGCGATGAGATCGACGTCCTCGAACTGGAGAAGGAAGAGCTCCGCCAGCTGCGCTGGGAGGAGATCTCGATGGTCTTCCAGGGCGCGATGAGCTCGTTCAACCCCACCATGAGCGTGGGCGCTCACTTCCGGGAGACGATCGAGGCCCACGGCAAGGACATGGAGGAGGGCATGGCCCGCGCCCACGAGTTGCTCGAGGACCTCTACCTCGAACCGGAACGGGTTCTGGAGTCGTACCCCCACGAGCTGTCCGGCGGCATGCAGCAGCGAGCGTTGATCGCGCTGTCGCTGGTCCTGGACCCGGAGCTGCTCGTCATGGACGAGCCGACCGCGGCCCTGGACCTGCTGATGCAGCGGTCGATCCTCCAGCTGCTCGACGACCTCCAGCAGAAGTACGATCTCACCATGATCTTCATCACGCACGACCTGCCGCTGGTGGCCGCCCTGGCCGACAGGATGGCCATCATGTACGCGTTCAACCTGGTGGAGATCGGTGACACGCGGGACGTGGTCTACGACGCGGCCCATCCGTACACGCGGGCGCTGCTGAACTCGACGCCGAACCTCGACGCGCCGCTGGAGGACATGGAGCCCATCGAGGGCTCCGCACCGGCGCCGATCAACATGCCCGGCGGCTGCGCCTACCACCCGCGCTGTCCGCTCGCCGACGAGCAGTGTCGCTCGACGGTGCCGGAGTACCACGTGGTCGGCGACGACCACGGCGCGGCCTGCTTCCACTGGGAGGCGGCCGTCGAGGAGATCCCGCTCGTCTACGACGAGGACCTCGGTGACGCCGCCAGCAGCGGCGGAGGTGAGTACTGA
- a CDS encoding ABC transporter permease — protein MKRTESDSVATDTEFSFETSGSTVEVSRSERLREFYEEFIYKPGLVAWSDRRTRVGSLIMAIYVLMGTVGVVFYKAPNSNQVERSIQPFQTMAAPLGSTRSGVDVLAMVIHATPEMLLMLLAGGLFATGVAVAIGTLAGYKGGTTDRLLTTFSDIAMSIPGLPLIMVLAIVFNPTNPALIGILITVNYWAGLGRSIRSQVLTLREESYVEASRTMGVSTPRILVKDVIPNIMPYVLVNFANAARYVVFASVGLYYLGILPTSVDNWGLQLDQAYRQAGALTGAGTMYQLVVPMLAIMFIALALILLAQGMDRVFNPRVRTRLAGESESAGGEDTEETSAAEMIT, from the coding sequence GTGAAGCGTACTGAATCAGACTCCGTCGCCACGGACACGGAATTCTCCTTCGAGACGAGCGGATCGACCGTCGAAGTCAGCCGGAGCGAACGGCTGCGGGAGTTCTACGAGGAGTTCATCTACAAGCCCGGCCTGGTCGCCTGGAGCGACCGGCGGACCCGCGTCGGGTCGCTGATCATGGCTATCTACGTCCTGATGGGGACCGTGGGCGTCGTGTTCTACAAGGCGCCGAACTCCAATCAGGTCGAGCGGAGCATCCAGCCGTTCCAGACGATGGCGGCGCCGCTGGGCAGTACCCGCTCGGGCGTGGACGTCCTCGCGATGGTGATCCACGCGACCCCGGAGATGCTGCTGATGCTGCTGGCCGGCGGCCTGTTCGCGACCGGGGTCGCCGTCGCGATCGGCACCTTGGCCGGGTACAAGGGCGGGACGACCGACCGCCTGCTGACGACGTTCTCGGACATCGCGATGTCGATCCCGGGGCTGCCGCTGATCATGGTCCTGGCCATCGTGTTCAACCCGACGAACCCGGCGCTGATCGGGATCCTCATCACCGTCAACTACTGGGCCGGCCTGGGCCGGTCGATCCGGTCGCAAGTGCTGACGCTGCGCGAGGAGTCCTACGTCGAGGCCTCCCGCACCATGGGCGTCTCGACGCCCCGGATCCTGGTCAAGGACGTCATCCCGAACATCATGCCGTACGTGCTGGTCAACTTCGCGAACGCGGCCCGCTACGTCGTGTTCGCGTCGGTCGGCCTGTACTACCTGGGCATCCTGCCCACGTCGGTCGACAACTGGGGCCTCCAGCTCGACCAGGCCTACCGACAGGCCGGGGCGCTGACCGGCGCCGGGACGATGTACCAGCTGGTCGTACCGATGCTCGCCATCATGTTCATCGCGCTCGCGCTGATCCTGCTGGCGCAGGGAATGGACCGGGTGTTCAACCCGCGCGTCCGGACCCGACTGGCCGGCGAATCCGAGTCCGCCGGTGGCGAAGACACCGAAGAAACCTCCGCTGCGGAGATGATAACATAA
- a CDS encoding ABC transporter permease yields the protein MNSYYIERTGRAVLTLWLVVTLTFGIIRLLPGGPLVQLRAQLIRQGVDPSEIEGIIETYQNLRPNEPIYIQYIDYVSSLVVGDMGQSFRYSKPVSAIIGDALPWTVFVMVTATLILFAIAIVWGAVMAYKEGSTLDTVSSALSILFSTVPFYVFAIMLVVVFGYRLGLFPTSNRTSPGMLDPYSIKFVIDALHHAILPITSIVVTQAGLQALAMRGNSIQVLGEDYVRVARLRGLSDSRISVRYVARNAILPMYTGFLTLIGFNLGGSVILEEVFTYPGIGYYMFAALEARDYPLMMGVFLIITTALVVAVFIADLTYGKIDPRVETGDSSEAY from the coding sequence ATGAACAGCTACTATATCGAACGGACTGGACGGGCGGTGCTCACGCTCTGGCTCGTCGTCACCCTGACCTTCGGGATCATCCGGTTGCTTCCGGGCGGTCCTCTGGTCCAGCTGCGCGCGCAGCTGATCCGGCAGGGTGTCGACCCGAGCGAGATCGAGGGCATCATCGAAACGTATCAGAACTTGCGGCCGAACGAGCCGATCTACATCCAGTACATCGACTACGTCTCGTCGCTCGTGGTCGGCGACATGGGACAGTCGTTCCGGTACAGCAAGCCGGTGTCGGCGATCATCGGCGACGCGCTCCCGTGGACGGTCTTCGTGATGGTGACAGCGACGCTGATCCTGTTCGCCATCGCGATCGTCTGGGGCGCCGTCATGGCGTACAAGGAGGGGTCGACGCTCGACACCGTCTCGAGCGCGCTGTCGATCCTCTTCTCGACGGTCCCCTTCTACGTGTTCGCCATCATGCTGGTCGTCGTCTTCGGGTACAGGCTCGGCCTGTTCCCGACGAGCAACCGCACGAGTCCGGGCATGCTGGATCCGTACTCGATCAAGTTCGTCATCGACGCGTTACACCACGCGATACTGCCGATCACGTCGATCGTAGTGACGCAGGCCGGCCTCCAGGCGCTGGCGATGCGCGGCAACTCCATCCAGGTGCTCGGCGAGGACTACGTCCGGGTCGCCCGGCTCCGGGGTCTCTCCGACAGCCGGATCTCCGTGCGCTACGTCGCGCGCAACGCCATCCTCCCGATGTACACCGGGTTCCTGACCCTCATCGGGTTCAACCTCGGTGGCTCGGTCATCCTGGAGGAGGTGTTCACCTATCCCGGGATCGGATACTACATGTTCGCTGCCCTCGAGGCCCGCGACTACCCGCTGATGATGGGCGTGTTCCTCATCATCACGACGGCGCTGGTCGTGGCGGTGTTCATCGCGGACCTCACGTACGGCAAGATCGACCCCCGCGTCGAAACAGGTGATTCCAGTGAAGCGTACTGA
- a CDS encoding ABC transporter substrate-binding protein gives MADESESYRDVISRRRFVELTGVSGAAALAGCGGDGGGSDAEDGSTGTDEGGTDGSDGGDSSQVNDVTHLSMTNQVPANIQFNMQNPNSRAQISHQALFDVYARFNFAEGDFQSGAIEDWEFTGDTFEMTLREGLTWDDGDPVTSDEVALNLRLDQLTGGSLWDYADSVETSDERTVVLNISDDINPTIVEFDVIDDRYVHQKPELFEEYWQTYQDGDEDEAARQLQNFAYQDVVASGPFSKEQAGQQQMLTSRREDHPDAENINFSEYAFQYIDGNQQTHQALINNELDSVFSVFAPPEVVDQMPDSVRLETIPSKWGYGLVPNHSADHVGDRAVRQAIQYVIDRQTVVQNVGSTLKTAPEVPVGIPTDDQERWLGDAMSDFNTYGVDEAMTDEAAAVLEEAGYSKNNGTWQDPDGNAVSLPVTVPTGWSDWVTATETVVDQLNAFGFDATVDSRSFDSLQSTAWPNGDYKLAAGGWLPGGGRAAFAYFSLHHQLVENFRGFTYNYEPAAETRGGSRSDVTVPDMDGNEMTVNPSDRLGELSGTTDEDLTQEIIREQAWVTNVDLPMIPVMEKLEESFLTTDVWDIPEEGDGAFQVRWPNTWLPRQGEMTYSGE, from the coding sequence ATGGCAGACGAATCCGAAAGCTATCGTGACGTCATTAGCCGCCGCCGGTTCGTGGAGCTCACGGGCGTGTCGGGCGCCGCTGCGCTCGCCGGCTGTGGCGGAGATGGCGGTGGATCGGACGCGGAAGACGGTTCGACAGGTACCGACGAAGGGGGGACGGACGGCTCTGACGGCGGCGACTCGTCGCAGGTGAACGACGTCACCCACCTCAGCATGACCAATCAGGTCCCGGCTAACATCCAGTTCAACATGCAGAACCCGAACAGCCGGGCCCAGATCTCACATCAGGCCCTCTTCGACGTGTACGCCCGGTTCAACTTCGCCGAGGGCGACTTCCAGTCCGGCGCGATCGAGGACTGGGAGTTCACGGGCGACACGTTCGAGATGACGCTCCGCGAGGGGCTGACCTGGGACGACGGCGACCCGGTCACCTCTGACGAGGTCGCGTTGAACCTCCGCCTCGACCAGCTGACGGGCGGTTCCCTGTGGGACTACGCGGACAGCGTCGAGACCTCGGACGAGCGGACCGTCGTCCTGAACATCTCGGACGACATCAACCCGACCATCGTCGAGTTCGACGTCATCGACGACCGATACGTCCACCAGAAGCCCGAACTCTTCGAGGAGTACTGGCAGACGTATCAGGACGGCGACGAGGACGAGGCCGCTCGCCAGCTCCAGAACTTCGCCTACCAGGACGTCGTCGCTTCGGGACCCTTCTCGAAGGAGCAGGCCGGTCAGCAGCAGATGCTGACCAGCCGTCGTGAGGACCACCCCGACGCGGAGAACATCAACTTCAGCGAGTACGCGTTCCAGTACATCGACGGCAACCAGCAGACCCACCAGGCGCTGATCAACAACGAGCTCGACTCCGTGTTCAGCGTCTTCGCACCGCCCGAGGTCGTCGACCAGATGCCCGACTCGGTTCGGCTCGAGACCATCCCCTCGAAGTGGGGGTACGGTCTCGTGCCGAACCACAGCGCGGACCACGTCGGCGACCGCGCGGTGCGACAGGCCATCCAGTACGTCATCGATCGCCAGACCGTCGTCCAGAACGTCGGTAGCACGCTGAAGACGGCTCCCGAGGTGCCCGTCGGCATCCCGACGGACGACCAGGAGCGGTGGCTCGGCGACGCCATGAGCGACTTCAACACCTACGGCGTCGACGAGGCGATGACCGACGAGGCCGCGGCCGTCCTCGAGGAGGCCGGCTACTCGAAGAACAACGGTACCTGGCAGGACCCCGACGGCAACGCCGTCAGCCTGCCGGTCACGGTCCCGACGGGTTGGTCCGACTGGGTCACGGCGACCGAGACCGTCGTCGACCAGCTCAACGCCTTCGGTTTCGACGCGACCGTCGACTCCCGGAGCTTCGACTCGCTGCAAAGCACGGCCTGGCCCAACGGCGACTACAAGCTCGCGGCCGGTGGCTGGCTGCCCGGCGGTGGCCGCGCGGCGTTCGCCTACTTCAGCCTGCACCACCAGCTCGTCGAGAACTTCCGCGGATTCACCTACAACTACGAGCCCGCGGCCGAGACCCGCGGCGGCAGTCGCTCGGACGTCACCGTCCCCGACATGGACGGCAACGAGATGACGGTCAACCCCAGCGACCGCCTCGGTGAGCTGTCCGGCACTACCGACGAGGACCTCACGCAAGAGATCATCCGCGAGCAGGCCTGGGTCACCAATGTCGACCTCCCGATGATCCCCGTCATGGAGAAGCTCGAGGAGTCGTTCCTCACCACCGACGTGTGGGACATCCCCGAGGAAGGCGACGGCGCCTTCCAGGTCCGCTGGCCCAACACCTGGCTCCCGCGGCAGGGCGAGATGACCTACTCCGGCGAGTAA
- a CDS encoding ribonuclease H → MAAYGRPSLRDLFDESPTPHIAHPPRTHHRDFYLATDGSYTESAGGLGVVIETRDGERVARSSVVDEAPDNNVAEYRALHLGLDVLAARAPDDASVGLLIDHDELAANVNAATLAAAGAGDSPHSTSVPESTGLHWRGIRARLRGFDEVRAARIPSDRNPAHPLANAPDQYAHVNAEPDRCVLPETPTVDERVPPPSRADRGVSD, encoded by the coding sequence ATGGCCGCTTACGGCCGGCCGTCACTTCGAGACCTGTTCGACGAGTCACCGACGCCGCACATCGCGCATCCGCCGCGCACACATCACCGGGACTTCTACCTCGCGACCGACGGCTCCTACACGGAGTCGGCCGGCGGTCTCGGCGTCGTCATCGAAACCCGCGACGGGGAGCGCGTCGCCCGCAGCTCCGTGGTCGACGAAGCCCCCGACAACAACGTGGCCGAGTATCGAGCGCTGCACCTCGGCCTCGACGTGCTCGCGGCGCGAGCGCCCGACGACGCCAGCGTGGGCCTCCTCATCGATCACGACGAGCTCGCGGCCAACGTCAACGCCGCCACGCTCGCCGCGGCGGGCGCGGGCGACTCGCCGCACTCGACGTCGGTTCCGGAGTCGACCGGCCTCCACTGGCGGGGCATCCGCGCCCGGCTGCGGGGCTTCGACGAGGTCCGCGCCGCGCGCATCCCCAGCGACCGCAACCCCGCCCACCCGCTCGCCAACGCGCCCGACCAGTACGCGCACGTCAACGCCGAACCGGACCGCTGCGTCCTGCCGGAGACGCCGACGGTCGACGAGCGCGTGCCGCCGCCCTCCCGTGCGGACCGCGGCGTCAGCGACTAG
- a CDS encoding NADP-dependent malic enzyme → MGLDEDALDYHSSDPPGKIEISTTKPTNTQRDLSLAYSPGVAAPCRAIEENVGDAFRYTAKGNLVGVVSDGSAVLGLGDIGPEASKPVMEGKGVLFKRFADIDVFDVELDPDDTDAMIQSIDAMEPTFGGINLEDIAAPECFEIEERLSESMDIPVFHDDQHGTAIISGAALLNAVDIVGKDLSDLTVVFSGAGASAIASARFYVSLGVRKENIVMCDSGGIITEDRVEHEDLNEFKREFARDVPGGDLADAMDGADVFVGLSVGGIVDQAMVRSMADDPIIFAMANPDPEIGYEEAKSARDDTVIMATGRSDYPNQVNNVLGFPFIFRGALDVRATDINEEMKVAAAEALAELARQDVPDAVVKAYGDQPLQFGPEYIIPKPLDPRVLFEVTPAVAEAAMESGAARTSLDLDTYVETLEARLGKSREMMRVVLNKAKSDPKRVVLAEGDDEKMIRAAYQMDDQGIAEPVLLGDRDRIEAISETLGLSFDPEVVDPDESDLEKYAERLYEIRKRKGITRREASELVEDGNYLGSVMVETGDADAMLTGLTHHYPSALRPPLQVIGTAPDADYAAGVYLLTFKNRVVFCADTTVNTDPSEEVLTEVTKHTADLARRFNVEPRAALLSYSNFGSVDTEGARTPRKAASMLRADPEADFPVDGEMQADTAVVEDILTGTYEFSDLEDPANVLVFPNLEAGNIGYKLLQRLGGAEAIGPMLVGMDKPVHVIQRGDEVKDIVNLAGVAVVDAQQE, encoded by the coding sequence ATGGGACTTGACGAAGACGCGCTGGACTACCACAGTTCCGATCCGCCCGGTAAGATCGAGATCTCGACGACCAAGCCGACGAACACCCAGCGGGACCTCTCGCTGGCGTACTCTCCGGGCGTTGCAGCGCCCTGCCGAGCGATCGAGGAGAACGTCGGGGACGCGTTCCGATACACGGCCAAGGGGAACCTCGTGGGCGTCGTCTCCGACGGCTCGGCGGTTCTGGGGCTGGGCGACATCGGGCCGGAGGCCTCGAAGCCGGTCATGGAGGGGAAGGGCGTGCTGTTCAAGCGCTTCGCCGACATCGACGTCTTCGACGTCGAGCTAGATCCCGACGACACCGACGCGATGATCCAGTCCATCGACGCGATGGAGCCGACCTTCGGCGGGATCAACCTCGAGGACATCGCCGCGCCGGAGTGCTTCGAGATCGAGGAGCGCCTCAGCGAGTCGATGGACATCCCCGTGTTCCACGACGACCAGCACGGGACGGCCATCATCTCGGGTGCCGCGCTGCTGAACGCCGTCGACATCGTGGGCAAGGACCTCTCCGACCTCACGGTCGTCTTCTCAGGCGCGGGCGCCAGCGCCATCGCCTCCGCGCGGTTCTACGTCTCGCTGGGCGTCCGCAAGGAGAACATCGTGATGTGCGACTCCGGCGGGATCATCACCGAGGACCGCGTCGAACACGAGGACCTGAACGAGTTCAAGCGTGAGTTCGCCCGCGACGTCCCCGGCGGCGACCTCGCCGACGCGATGGACGGGGCGGACGTGTTCGTGGGCCTCTCGGTGGGCGGCATCGTCGACCAGGCGATGGTCCGGTCGATGGCCGACGATCCGATCATCTTCGCGATGGCTAACCCCGACCCCGAAATCGGCTACGAGGAGGCCAAGAGCGCCCGCGACGACACGGTCATCATGGCCACTGGGCGGTCCGACTACCCCAATCAGGTCAACAACGTCCTCGGGTTCCCGTTCATCTTCCGCGGCGCGCTCGACGTGCGCGCGACGGACATCAACGAGGAGATGAAGGTCGCGGCGGCGGAGGCGCTGGCCGAACTCGCGCGCCAGGACGTGCCCGACGCCGTGGTCAAGGCCTACGGCGACCAGCCGCTGCAGTTCGGCCCCGAGTACATCATCCCCAAGCCGCTGGATCCCCGCGTGCTGTTCGAGGTGACGCCCGCCGTCGCCGAGGCCGCCATGGAGAGCGGTGCCGCCCGGACCTCGCTGGACCTGGACACCTACGTCGAGACCCTGGAGGCTCGGCTGGGCAAGTCCCGAGAGATGATGCGCGTCGTCCTCAACAAGGCCAAGAGCGACCCCAAGCGGGTCGTCCTCGCCGAGGGCGACGACGAGAAGATGATCCGCGCCGCCTACCAGATGGACGATCAGGGCATCGCCGAACCGGTCCTGCTGGGCGACCGCGACCGCATCGAGGCCATCAGCGAGACGCTCGGGCTCTCCTTCGACCCCGAGGTCGTCGACCCCGACGAGAGCGACCTCGAGAAGTACGCCGAGCGACTCTACGAGATCCGCAAGCGGAAGGGCATCACCCGTCGCGAGGCCAGCGAACTCGTCGAGGACGGCAACTACCTCGGCAGCGTGATGGTCGAGACGGGCGACGCCGACGCGATGCTGACCGGCCTCACGCACCACTACCCCTCGGCGCTGCGGCCGCCGCTGCAGGTGATCGGCACCGCGCCCGACGCCGACTACGCCGCCGGGGTCTACCTGCTGACGTTCAAGAACCGCGTCGTCTTCTGCGCCGACACCACGGTCAACACCGACCCCTCCGAGGAGGTGCTGACCGAGGTGACCAAGCACACCGCGGATCTGGCACGCCGGTTCAACGTCGAGCCGCGGGCGGCGCTGCTGTCGTACTCCAACTTCGGCAGCGTCGACACCGAGGGCGCGCGGACGCCCCGGAAGGCCGCAAGCATGCTGCGCGCCGACCCCGAGGCCGACTTCCCGGTCGACGGCGAGATGCAGGCCGACACCGCCGTCGTCGAGGATATCCTCACCGGTACGTACGAGTTCTCGGACCTGGAGGACCCGGCGAACGTCCTCGTGTTCCCCAACCTCGAAGCGGGTAACATCGGGTACAAGCTCCTCCAGCGGCTGGGCGGCGCAGAGGCCATCGGCCCGATGCTGGTCGGCATGGACAAACCCGTCCACGTCATCCAGCGCGGCGACGAAGTCAAGGACATCGTGAACCTGGCGGGCGTCGCCGTGGTGGACGCCCAGCAGGAGTAA
- a CDS encoding COX15/CtaA family protein, with the protein MDLRFRHLAAVTTGLTTVLILLGVYTGAIGAGLTCAGRWPLCDGWLGLFPADWASFVEWFHRLVAMVTGFGILGTTYAAWRGDHGRRVRRATAVATVALPLQILLGANTIANFGALAQVLHHAAALVILIALVAATAWAYDEPRDGGDVAESGTPAGTKAD; encoded by the coding sequence ATGGACCTCCGGTTTCGCCACCTGGCCGCCGTCACGACGGGGCTGACAACGGTGCTGATCCTGCTGGGCGTGTACACCGGCGCGATCGGCGCGGGCCTCACCTGCGCCGGCCGGTGGCCGCTCTGTGACGGCTGGTTAGGCCTGTTCCCGGCCGACTGGGCCAGCTTCGTCGAGTGGTTCCACCGACTCGTCGCGATGGTGACCGGCTTCGGCATCCTGGGGACGACCTACGCCGCCTGGCGGGGCGACCACGGGCGGCGCGTCCGGCGGGCGACCGCCGTCGCGACCGTCGCGCTTCCCCTCCAGATCCTGCTGGGCGCCAACACCATCGCCAACTTCGGCGCCCTCGCGCAGGTCCTCCACCACGCCGCCGCGCTGGTCATCCTGATCGCGCTCGTCGCCGCGACGGCGTGGGCCTACGACGAGCCCCGGGACGGCGGCGACGTCGCCGAGTCCGGCACCCCGGCCGGGACGAAAGCCGACTAG